A portion of the Chryseobacterium tructae genome contains these proteins:
- a CDS encoding DUF1801 domain-containing protein encodes MQILSTSVEDYISKIPEERRESFKKLFDAIKINLPKGFEEATNYGMIGWVVPLKTYPAGYHCAPNTPLPFINLASQKNFIALYHMGLYSRPELLDWFVAEYPKYSKRKLDMGKSCVRFKKTEDIPFELIAELSGKMTVEDWIGIYESQYKR; translated from the coding sequence ATGCAAATTTTATCCACCTCTGTAGAAGACTATATTTCAAAGATCCCTGAGGAAAGACGAGAGAGCTTCAAAAAGCTTTTTGATGCAATTAAAATTAACCTTCCCAAAGGTTTTGAAGAAGCAACCAATTATGGAATGATAGGCTGGGTAGTACCGTTGAAAACCTATCCGGCAGGATACCATTGTGCTCCCAACACTCCTTTGCCATTTATTAATCTGGCCTCACAAAAGAATTTTATAGCATTATATCACATGGGATTGTATTCCAGACCGGAGCTTTTGGATTGGTTTGTGGCAGAATATCCTAAATATTCCAAAAGAAAACTTGACATGGGGAAATCTTGTGTACGTTTCAAAAAAACGGAAGATATTCCGTTTGAATTAATTGCTGAGCTGAGTGGAAAAATGACGGTAGAAGATTGGATTGGAATTTATGAATCACAGTATAAAAGGTAA
- a CDS encoding TolC family protein: MKHLHMKIRVHFIIIVTLLLSVTNKVKAQEKEILNFEEYLSLVGKKNLGYAAQKYNIGMAEAAIQTASMFPDPQLEMETTNNGVAKNMGYVYGASLGWTLELGGKRKARINLAKDQSELSKIQLQDFFRNLRADASLGYVDALKSKAILEVQQDSYKNILQLAKSDSIRYRLGTISLVTSKQSKLEAASLLNEVYQAESAELQALTGLAVFLNDGKITNREIAGDFNAFNRDFNIDDLLIQALNTRADLLAAKQNTQVAKRQINLEKANRKIDLGINAGAERHTEATNEIAPSPTVNAVKLGLSIPLKFSNRRNAGVKIAEMAHSQAELEYHQIEQGIQAEVMQAYQQYMATQKQVKQFHNGMLTEAKSILEGITYSYKRGESSILEVLNAQRTYNGVRKDYYQALADNATALIELERRAGIWDINF; this comes from the coding sequence ACATATGAAAATTAGAGTTCACTTTATCATAATAGTGACCTTATTACTCAGCGTAACCAATAAGGTAAAGGCACAAGAAAAGGAAATTCTGAATTTTGAGGAATATCTGAGTCTTGTCGGAAAGAAAAATCTGGGATATGCCGCTCAAAAATACAATATAGGTATGGCTGAAGCTGCAATTCAAACGGCAAGTATGTTTCCCGATCCGCAATTGGAGATGGAAACCACCAACAATGGCGTTGCAAAGAATATGGGATATGTATACGGAGCATCTTTGGGTTGGACATTAGAATTAGGTGGTAAAAGAAAAGCAAGAATAAACCTGGCTAAAGATCAATCAGAATTAAGTAAAATTCAATTGCAGGATTTTTTCAGAAATCTACGGGCTGACGCTAGCTTAGGATATGTAGATGCTTTAAAATCTAAAGCCATTCTAGAAGTACAACAGGATTCTTATAAAAACATCCTGCAGCTTGCCAAGTCAGACAGTATCCGATATCGATTAGGAACAATTTCTTTAGTTACTTCAAAACAAAGTAAGCTGGAAGCGGCTTCTCTTCTCAACGAGGTATACCAGGCTGAAAGTGCAGAACTACAAGCATTGACTGGGCTAGCTGTATTTCTCAATGATGGTAAAATAACAAATAGAGAGATCGCCGGAGATTTTAATGCCTTTAACAGAGATTTTAATATTGATGATCTTCTGATTCAGGCATTAAATACAAGGGCAGATCTACTGGCAGCTAAACAGAATACACAAGTTGCCAAAAGGCAGATCAATCTTGAAAAAGCAAACCGAAAAATAGACCTTGGAATCAATGCCGGAGCAGAGCGCCACACTGAAGCAACGAATGAAATTGCTCCTTCCCCAACGGTAAATGCAGTAAAACTAGGGCTTAGCATCCCTTTAAAATTTTCTAACAGAAGAAATGCAGGCGTAAAAATAGCTGAAATGGCACATTCTCAGGCAGAACTTGAATATCATCAGATAGAACAGGGAATACAAGCCGAAGTAATGCAAGCCTATCAACAATATATGGCCACTCAAAAACAGGTAAAACAATTTCATAACGGAATGCTTACGGAAGCAAAAAGCATATTGGAAGGCATTACCTATAGTTACAAAAGGGGAGAAAGTTCCATTCTCGAAGTCCTTAATGCTCAAAGAACCTACAATGGAGTAAGAAAAGATTATTATCAGGCTCTTGCAGATAATGCAACAGCTTTGATCGAACTTGAACGCAGAGCAGGAATCTGGGATATTAATTTTTAA